The Hypomesus transpacificus isolate Combined female chromosome 2, fHypTra1, whole genome shotgun sequence genome window below encodes:
- the lipeb gene encoding hormone-sensitive lipase isoform X1, which yields MASGKKSGNGSLEKGVNGRRSSKHKEVPIVMDTKAVFAALYSVCEENASFFSGGPKGPQGEAARRLVDATTLIQEHARSLEPVVSGFASIYHHFDFDPHIPANGYRSLVKVVKCCILHIIQKGRYITANRRSIFFRAAHNAGEMEAYCSALCQLRALLYLAQRLLHDNSHGNLFFQEESGLSQSFVREYASMHKGCFYGRCIGFQFTPAIRPCLQTIAIGLVAFGENYKRHQSGIGVAAGSFFTSGKYAIDPELRGAEFERITQNLDISFWKAFWNITETEVLSSLASMTSTQVKVNRALSVPPVPFDLPLVAEPTASVTIAAPSAHTGPAPVQMRLISHELREGQDSEKLLSMCRSEGGSISLSLGMKAKRSPPAPWLLVHYHGGGFVAQTSKSHEPYLKSWSQDLGCPILSVDYSLAPEAPFPRALEECFYAYCWALKNHHLLGWTGERVCLAGDSAGGNLCLTTSMRVAAHGVRMPDGIMAAYPATLLTAYASPSRLLTLMDPLLPLSVLSRCLSAYAGVDAQAEKQVEKVSTMTLVRRDTALLLRDFRQGASNWFQALLDPNRAPSAATDAVRKSVSEATIGSPHADPPVPPEPAESSRRESLKSHTCQDLQAAAHSPASPAACCAPLLSECTPDDVSFFLSKDEDASLSSALSSVATPPPGGREGVAPEHQREFPLGFEPLRSEQLADMKIESTSVFKNPYCSPLLAPDSMLRGLPPVHFVACALDPMLDDSVMMAKRLRNVGQPVTLCVVDELPHGFLSLSQLSRETREAANVCVGRIREILDAKDTPPPAHRKLERTNRGSVATGDPAPLSAVPVEEVGLAVGGGAKVAEGEGPVGVATRNKTGSEGIGA from the exons tgATGGACACCAAGGCGGTGTTTGCGGCGCTGTACAGCGTGTGCGAGGAGAACGCCTCCTTCTTCTCCGGCGGCCCCAAGGGCCCCCAGGGAGAGGCGGCGCGGCGGCTGGTGGATGCCACCACGCTCATCCAGGAGCACGCCCGCAGCCTGGAGCCCGTCGTCTCCGGGTTCGCCTCCATCTACCACCACTTCGACTTCGACCCTCACATACCTGCTAACGGGTACCGCTCACTTGTCAAG gTGGTCAAGTGCTGCATTCTCCACATCATCCAGAAGGGGCGCTACATCACCGCCAACCGGCGCAGTATCTTCTTCCGGGCGGCGCACAACGCGGGCGAGATGGAGGCGTACTGCAGCGCCCTGTGCCAGCTGCGGGCCCTGCTCTACCTGGCCCAGCGGCTGCTGCACGACAACAGCCACGGCAACCTGTTCTTCCAGGAGGAGAGTGGACTGAGCCAGAGCTTCGTGCGGGAGTACGCCTCCATGCACAAGGGCTGCTTCTACGGCCGATGCATCGGCTTCcag TTCACCCCTGCAAtccgcccctgcctgcagaccaTCGCCATTGGCCTGGTGGCCTTCGGAGAGAACTACAAACGCCACCAGTCTGGAATAG gcgtGGCAGCCggctccttcttcacctcagGTAAATACGCCATCGACCCGGAGCTGCGAGGGGCGGAGTTTGAACGCATCACTCAGAACCTAGACATCAGCTTCTGGAAGGCCTTCTGGAACATCACGGAGACTGAGGTGCTGTCG agTCTGGCCAGTATGACATCCACACAGGTGAAGGTGAACCGCGCCCTCTCCGTGCCCCCCGTGCCCTTTGACCTGCCCCTGGTGGCAGAGCCCACAGCCAGCGTCACCATAGCGGCGCCTTCAGCCCACACTGGGCCGGCCCCCGTCCAGATGAGACTCATCTCCCACGAGCTGAGAGAAGGACAG GACAGTGAGAAGCTGCTGTCCATGTGCCGCAGCGAGGGGGGGTCCATCTCCTTGTCCCTGGGCATGAAGGCCAAGCGGAGCCCCCCCGCTCCCTGGCTGCTGGTGCACTACCACGGGGGAGGCTTCGTAGCCCAGACCTCCAAGTCCCACGAG CCCTACCTGAAGAGCTGGTCCCAGGACCTGGGCTGCCCCATCCTGTCTGTGGACTACTCCCTGGCCCCTGAAGCCCCCTTCCCAAGGGCCCTGGAGGAATGCTTTTATGCCTACTGCTGGGCTCTCAAGAACCACCACCTCCTGG GCTGGACCGGGGAGAGGGTGTGCCTGGCGGGCGACAGCGCCGGGGGCAACCTGTGCCTGACCACCTCCATGCGCGTGGCGGCGCACGGCGTCCGCATGCCGGACGGCATCATGGCGGCCTACCCCGCCACCCTGCTCACGGCCTACGCCTCGCCCTCCCGCCTGCTCACCCTCATGgaccccctgctgcccctcagCGTGCTCTCCAGGTGCCTCAGCGCCtacgcag gtgtggaTGCCCAGGCGGAGAAGCAGGTGGAGAAGGTGAGCACCATGACCCTGGTGAGGAGGGACACGGCGCTGCTGCTCCGAGACTTCAGACAAGGAGCCTCCAACTGGTTCCAGGCCCTGCTGGACCCAAACAGAGCCCCCTCCGCCGccacag ACGCGGTGAGGAAGAGCGTGTCCGAGGCCACGATTGGCTCCCCCCACGCCGACCCCCCGGTGCCCCCGGAGCCGGCAGAGTCCTCCAGGAGGGAGTCTCTGAAGAGCCACACCTGCCAGGACCTCCAGGCCGCCGCCCACAGCCCCGCCTCTCCTGCTGCCTGCTGTGCACCTCTGCTGTCCGAGTGCACG cccgaTGACGTGAGCTTCTTCCTGTCCAAGGACGAGGACGCCTCCCTGTCCAGCGCCCTGTCCTCCGTGGCCACGCCTCCTCCGGGGGGCCGGGAGGGCGTGGCCCCGGAGCACCAGCGGGAGTTCCCCCTGGGCTTCGAGCCGCTGCGCTCGGAGCAGCTGGCCGACATGAAGATCGAGAGCACGTCCGTGTTCAAGAACCCCTACTGCTCCCCCCTGCTGGCCCCCGACAGCATGCTGAGAGGACTGCCCCCCGTGCACtttgtg gcctgTGCGTTGGACCCCATGCTGGACGACTCGGTGATGATGGCCAAGAGGCTCCGTAACGTGGGCCAGCCcgtgaccctgtgtgtggtggACGAGCTCCCTCACGGCTTCCTCAGCCTATCACAGCTGTccagggagacgagagaggccGCCAACGTCTGCGTGGGACGAATCAGGGAGATCCTCGACGCCAAAGACACGCCCCCGCCCGCGCACCGCAAGCTGGAGCGGACCAATCGGGGTTCCGTCGCCACGGGAGACCCCGCCCCACTCTCCGCCGTGcccgtggaggaggtggggttggCTGTCGGGGGAGGGGCTAAAGTTGCTGAAGGGGAGGGGCCGGTGGGAGTGGCTACTCGTAACAAGACGGGCTCGGAAGGGATCGGGGCGTAG
- the lipeb gene encoding hormone-sensitive lipase isoform X2: MSVDTVMDTKAVFAALYSVCEENASFFSGGPKGPQGEAARRLVDATTLIQEHARSLEPVVSGFASIYHHFDFDPHIPANGYRSLVKVVKCCILHIIQKGRYITANRRSIFFRAAHNAGEMEAYCSALCQLRALLYLAQRLLHDNSHGNLFFQEESGLSQSFVREYASMHKGCFYGRCIGFQFTPAIRPCLQTIAIGLVAFGENYKRHQSGIGVAAGSFFTSGKYAIDPELRGAEFERITQNLDISFWKAFWNITETEVLSSLASMTSTQVKVNRALSVPPVPFDLPLVAEPTASVTIAAPSAHTGPAPVQMRLISHELREGQDSEKLLSMCRSEGGSISLSLGMKAKRSPPAPWLLVHYHGGGFVAQTSKSHEPYLKSWSQDLGCPILSVDYSLAPEAPFPRALEECFYAYCWALKNHHLLGWTGERVCLAGDSAGGNLCLTTSMRVAAHGVRMPDGIMAAYPATLLTAYASPSRLLTLMDPLLPLSVLSRCLSAYAGVDAQAEKQVEKVSTMTLVRRDTALLLRDFRQGASNWFQALLDPNRAPSAATDAVRKSVSEATIGSPHADPPVPPEPAESSRRESLKSHTCQDLQAAAHSPASPAACCAPLLSECTPDDVSFFLSKDEDASLSSALSSVATPPPGGREGVAPEHQREFPLGFEPLRSEQLADMKIESTSVFKNPYCSPLLAPDSMLRGLPPVHFVACALDPMLDDSVMMAKRLRNVGQPVTLCVVDELPHGFLSLSQLSRETREAANVCVGRIREILDAKDTPPPAHRKLERTNRGSVATGDPAPLSAVPVEEVGLAVGGGAKVAEGEGPVGVATRNKTGSEGIGA, translated from the exons tgATGGACACCAAGGCGGTGTTTGCGGCGCTGTACAGCGTGTGCGAGGAGAACGCCTCCTTCTTCTCCGGCGGCCCCAAGGGCCCCCAGGGAGAGGCGGCGCGGCGGCTGGTGGATGCCACCACGCTCATCCAGGAGCACGCCCGCAGCCTGGAGCCCGTCGTCTCCGGGTTCGCCTCCATCTACCACCACTTCGACTTCGACCCTCACATACCTGCTAACGGGTACCGCTCACTTGTCAAG gTGGTCAAGTGCTGCATTCTCCACATCATCCAGAAGGGGCGCTACATCACCGCCAACCGGCGCAGTATCTTCTTCCGGGCGGCGCACAACGCGGGCGAGATGGAGGCGTACTGCAGCGCCCTGTGCCAGCTGCGGGCCCTGCTCTACCTGGCCCAGCGGCTGCTGCACGACAACAGCCACGGCAACCTGTTCTTCCAGGAGGAGAGTGGACTGAGCCAGAGCTTCGTGCGGGAGTACGCCTCCATGCACAAGGGCTGCTTCTACGGCCGATGCATCGGCTTCcag TTCACCCCTGCAAtccgcccctgcctgcagaccaTCGCCATTGGCCTGGTGGCCTTCGGAGAGAACTACAAACGCCACCAGTCTGGAATAG gcgtGGCAGCCggctccttcttcacctcagGTAAATACGCCATCGACCCGGAGCTGCGAGGGGCGGAGTTTGAACGCATCACTCAGAACCTAGACATCAGCTTCTGGAAGGCCTTCTGGAACATCACGGAGACTGAGGTGCTGTCG agTCTGGCCAGTATGACATCCACACAGGTGAAGGTGAACCGCGCCCTCTCCGTGCCCCCCGTGCCCTTTGACCTGCCCCTGGTGGCAGAGCCCACAGCCAGCGTCACCATAGCGGCGCCTTCAGCCCACACTGGGCCGGCCCCCGTCCAGATGAGACTCATCTCCCACGAGCTGAGAGAAGGACAG GACAGTGAGAAGCTGCTGTCCATGTGCCGCAGCGAGGGGGGGTCCATCTCCTTGTCCCTGGGCATGAAGGCCAAGCGGAGCCCCCCCGCTCCCTGGCTGCTGGTGCACTACCACGGGGGAGGCTTCGTAGCCCAGACCTCCAAGTCCCACGAG CCCTACCTGAAGAGCTGGTCCCAGGACCTGGGCTGCCCCATCCTGTCTGTGGACTACTCCCTGGCCCCTGAAGCCCCCTTCCCAAGGGCCCTGGAGGAATGCTTTTATGCCTACTGCTGGGCTCTCAAGAACCACCACCTCCTGG GCTGGACCGGGGAGAGGGTGTGCCTGGCGGGCGACAGCGCCGGGGGCAACCTGTGCCTGACCACCTCCATGCGCGTGGCGGCGCACGGCGTCCGCATGCCGGACGGCATCATGGCGGCCTACCCCGCCACCCTGCTCACGGCCTACGCCTCGCCCTCCCGCCTGCTCACCCTCATGgaccccctgctgcccctcagCGTGCTCTCCAGGTGCCTCAGCGCCtacgcag gtgtggaTGCCCAGGCGGAGAAGCAGGTGGAGAAGGTGAGCACCATGACCCTGGTGAGGAGGGACACGGCGCTGCTGCTCCGAGACTTCAGACAAGGAGCCTCCAACTGGTTCCAGGCCCTGCTGGACCCAAACAGAGCCCCCTCCGCCGccacag ACGCGGTGAGGAAGAGCGTGTCCGAGGCCACGATTGGCTCCCCCCACGCCGACCCCCCGGTGCCCCCGGAGCCGGCAGAGTCCTCCAGGAGGGAGTCTCTGAAGAGCCACACCTGCCAGGACCTCCAGGCCGCCGCCCACAGCCCCGCCTCTCCTGCTGCCTGCTGTGCACCTCTGCTGTCCGAGTGCACG cccgaTGACGTGAGCTTCTTCCTGTCCAAGGACGAGGACGCCTCCCTGTCCAGCGCCCTGTCCTCCGTGGCCACGCCTCCTCCGGGGGGCCGGGAGGGCGTGGCCCCGGAGCACCAGCGGGAGTTCCCCCTGGGCTTCGAGCCGCTGCGCTCGGAGCAGCTGGCCGACATGAAGATCGAGAGCACGTCCGTGTTCAAGAACCCCTACTGCTCCCCCCTGCTGGCCCCCGACAGCATGCTGAGAGGACTGCCCCCCGTGCACtttgtg gcctgTGCGTTGGACCCCATGCTGGACGACTCGGTGATGATGGCCAAGAGGCTCCGTAACGTGGGCCAGCCcgtgaccctgtgtgtggtggACGAGCTCCCTCACGGCTTCCTCAGCCTATCACAGCTGTccagggagacgagagaggccGCCAACGTCTGCGTGGGACGAATCAGGGAGATCCTCGACGCCAAAGACACGCCCCCGCCCGCGCACCGCAAGCTGGAGCGGACCAATCGGGGTTCCGTCGCCACGGGAGACCCCGCCCCACTCTCCGCCGTGcccgtggaggaggtggggttggCTGTCGGGGGAGGGGCTAAAGTTGCTGAAGGGGAGGGGCCGGTGGGAGTGGCTACTCGTAACAAGACGGGCTCGGAAGGGATCGGGGCGTAG